The following proteins are encoded in a genomic region of Acidobacteriota bacterium:
- a CDS encoding alpha/beta hydrolase has product MVDPIRRKLLKTGAAAAAMAATPGALFARQGGNDDGGRFYERGNVRIRYEETGSGFPLLLISGGGLNGSTIEGIRRRNPFNTIEAFSGEFRCIYADLRHAAGQSTGPLEVDRPWDAYTDDQLGLMDHLGIDRFMVLGFCIAGPFIWNLIKRAPDRVVAAVPAQPVGFRPELPNAMYESQSNSWGAEVVERDPDITTQMADQFLNRLFRTDPDFVFTVTRDFVRQCQTPVLVLPDDTPGHSYDAAIESAMLAPNGQLSMYPWKDTPEKIPLAVRHVRSFLRSYRPA; this is encoded by the coding sequence ATGGTGGACCCGATCAGACGCAAGCTGCTGAAGACTGGCGCCGCGGCGGCGGCAATGGCCGCTACGCCGGGGGCGCTGTTCGCGCGGCAGGGCGGCAATGACGATGGCGGACGCTTCTACGAGAGGGGGAATGTCCGCATCCGCTATGAGGAGACAGGGTCGGGCTTCCCGCTGTTGCTCATCTCGGGCGGGGGGCTGAACGGCTCGACGATCGAGGGCATCCGGCGCCGCAATCCCTTCAACACGATCGAGGCGTTCAGCGGAGAGTTCCGCTGTATCTACGCGGACTTGCGCCACGCAGCCGGGCAGTCCACTGGCCCGCTCGAGGTCGACCGTCCGTGGGATGCCTACACCGACGACCAACTCGGCCTGATGGATCACCTGGGGATCGACAGGTTCATGGTGCTCGGTTTCTGCATTGCGGGACCCTTCATCTGGAACCTCATCAAGCGGGCGCCGGATCGCGTGGTCGCGGCCGTGCCGGCGCAGCCGGTCGGGTTCCGCCCGGAGTTGCCGAACGCCATGTATGAGAGTCAGAGCAACTCGTGGGGTGCCGAAGTGGTCGAGCGGGACCCCGACATCACGACGCAAATGGCCGACCAATTCCTGAACCGACTGTTCCGCACTGACCCTGACTTCGTGTTCACGGTGACGCGGGACTTCGTGAGGCAGTGTCAGACGCCGGTTCTCGTCCTGCCGGACGATACCCCGGGACATTCGTACGATGCCGCGATCGAGAGCGCGATGCTGGCGCCAAACGGACAGCTGAGCATGTACCCCTGGAAAGACACCCCGGAGAAGATTCCGCTGGCGGTGCGCCACGTTCGCAGCTTCCTGCGGTCGTATCGGCCAGCCTAG